In one uncultured Devosia sp. genomic region, the following are encoded:
- a CDS encoding response regulator, producing the protein MPDLRPILLVEDNPRDLELTLAALAKCQLANDIVVTRDGAEALDYLYERGQYEGRDPGNPAVVLLDLKLPKVDGLQVLETIKKDPMQKQIPVVMLTSSREERDVLTSYENGVNAFVVKPVDFNIFFEAIQDLGMFWAVLNEPPPRGQNGR; encoded by the coding sequence ATGCCTGATCTGCGTCCAATCCTGCTCGTCGAAGACAATCCGCGCGACCTCGAACTGACCCTCGCTGCCCTGGCCAAATGCCAGCTGGCCAACGACATCGTGGTCACGCGCGATGGCGCCGAGGCGCTCGACTATCTTTATGAGCGCGGCCAATACGAGGGCCGCGACCCGGGCAACCCCGCAGTGGTCCTGCTTGATCTGAAGCTCCCCAAGGTCGATGGCCTGCAGGTGCTGGAGACCATCAAGAAGGACCCGATGCAAAAGCAAATCCCGGTGGTCATGCTGACGTCGTCACGCGAAGAGCGCGACGTGCTGACCAGCTACGAAAACGGCGTCAACGCCTTCGTGGTCAAGCCGGTCGATTTCAACATCTTCTTCGAAGCCATTCAGGATCTCGGCATGTTCTGGGCTGTCCTCAACGAACCGCCGCCGCGGGGTCAGAATGGCCGCTAG
- a CDS encoding GAF domain-containing protein — protein MNGPTQAQIDNCAAEPIRIPGGIQPHGALLVVDPDSRKVLQASANAAALLGDELAGGALTALDDETTLWIGDRDAPSLLQSIAVNGHNFTVSGHHMPQGALLEFELIDPGEARSLEQVFPKLQTFADEILPLSDLRELGAAVADQVRAITGFNRVMIYSFDPEWHGTVMAQSSDGVLPSYLDLRFPATDIPAQARALYTLSPLRMIPDADYAPVPLMPVMSPVDGQPLDLSYAGLRSVSPVHLQYMRNMGTWASMSISIVVDGKLWGLISCHSEAPRRVPPQVRAACNFVAKIFSLQISAIERGAHAAQRIQLKRRETELVAKLSRADAMAEELERNPEAWMAVANAAGAAIITEEEIRTAGQTPDRDSIIKLAAYLRGVGKDRFETDRLSTLWSEGSSVADTASGVLAVSISQLYGSYVIWFRPEVVRTVTWGGDPRKPQDFNERLTPRTSFAQWKEELRERAVPWTAAEVESADDFRNALINFVLRRAEERAEMTEELERSNKELESFSYSVSHDLRAPFRHIVGYAELLTSREEGLDQKSQHYLRSIIDAALSAGRLVDDLLNFSQLGRTNLEKTRVDVNKLVTEVRHSLEQDIVDRAIEWKVDKLPPAWGDGGLIRQALANLIDNAVKYSRDRTPAIIEIGGQSANGQTTYWIRDNGAGFEMEYVHKLFGVFQRLHRMEDFAGTGIGLALTKRIITRHGGSIKADGAVNKGATFTFSLPEGGKKTDHA, from the coding sequence GTGAACGGACCGACTCAGGCACAGATCGACAATTGCGCCGCCGAGCCGATCCGCATTCCCGGCGGTATCCAGCCGCATGGCGCATTGCTGGTCGTCGACCCGGATAGCCGTAAGGTGCTGCAGGCTTCCGCCAATGCCGCGGCGCTCCTTGGCGACGAACTGGCCGGTGGCGCGCTGACCGCGCTTGATGACGAAACCACGCTATGGATCGGCGATCGTGACGCGCCATCGCTGCTGCAGTCGATCGCCGTGAACGGACACAATTTCACCGTCAGCGGCCATCACATGCCGCAGGGCGCGCTGCTGGAATTCGAACTGATCGACCCGGGCGAGGCGCGCTCACTCGAACAGGTTTTCCCGAAACTCCAGACCTTTGCCGACGAGATCCTGCCGCTCAGCGACCTGCGCGAACTGGGTGCGGCCGTTGCCGATCAGGTTCGCGCCATCACGGGCTTCAACCGCGTGATGATCTATAGCTTCGATCCGGAATGGCATGGCACAGTCATGGCCCAGAGCAGCGACGGCGTGCTCCCAAGCTATCTCGACCTGCGGTTCCCGGCGACCGACATTCCGGCCCAGGCCCGCGCGCTCTACACCTTGAGCCCGCTCCGCATGATCCCCGACGCCGACTATGCGCCGGTACCGCTTATGCCCGTCATGAGCCCGGTCGATGGCCAACCCCTCGATCTCAGCTACGCTGGCCTGCGCAGCGTCTCGCCGGTTCATCTGCAATATATGCGCAACATGGGCACCTGGGCCTCGATGTCGATTTCCATCGTGGTCGATGGCAAGCTCTGGGGCCTGATTTCCTGCCACAGCGAAGCACCGCGCCGCGTGCCGCCGCAGGTTCGTGCCGCCTGCAATTTCGTCGCCAAGATTTTCTCGCTGCAAATCAGCGCCATCGAGCGCGGGGCCCACGCGGCGCAGCGCATCCAGCTCAAGCGTCGCGAAACCGAACTGGTTGCCAAGCTGTCGCGCGCCGATGCCATGGCCGAGGAGCTTGAGCGCAATCCGGAGGCCTGGATGGCCGTGGCCAATGCCGCCGGCGCGGCCATCATTACCGAAGAAGAAATCCGCACCGCTGGCCAGACGCCGGATCGCGACTCCATCATCAAGCTCGCCGCCTATCTGCGCGGTGTTGGCAAGGACCGGTTTGAAACCGACCGGCTCTCGACACTTTGGTCCGAAGGCTCGTCCGTGGCTGATACGGCCAGCGGCGTGCTGGCTGTTTCCATCTCCCAGCTCTATGGCTCCTACGTCATCTGGTTCCGGCCCGAAGTGGTGCGCACCGTCACCTGGGGGGGCGACCCGCGCAAGCCGCAGGATTTCAATGAGCGACTGACGCCCCGCACCTCATTCGCCCAGTGGAAGGAAGAGCTGCGCGAGCGCGCCGTGCCCTGGACGGCGGCGGAAGTGGAAAGCGCCGACGACTTCCGCAATGCGCTGATCAACTTCGTGCTGCGCCGCGCCGAAGAACGCGCCGAAATGACCGAGGAGCTGGAGCGCTCCAACAAGGAGCTGGAAAGCTTCTCCTATTCTGTCTCGCACGACCTGCGGGCGCCCTTCCGCCACATCGTCGGTTATGCCGAGCTCCTGACCTCGCGAGAGGAAGGACTGGACCAGAAATCCCAGCATTATCTGCGCAGCATCATCGATGCTGCCCTCTCGGCCGGGCGCCTGGTCGACGACCTGCTCAACTTCTCCCAGCTTGGACGCACCAATCTCGAAAAGACCCGCGTCGACGTGAACAAGCTGGTCACCGAGGTCCGCCATTCGCTGGAACAGGACATTGTCGACCGTGCCATCGAATGGAAAGTGGACAAGCTTCCCCCCGCTTGGGGCGACGGTGGGCTGATCCGCCAGGCCCTGGCCAATCTCATCGACAACGCCGTCAAATACAGCCGCGATCGCACGCCCGCCATCATCGAGATCGGTGGCCAGAGCGCCAATGGCCAGACCACATACTGGATCCGCGACAATGGCGCCGGCTTCGAGATGGAATATGTTCACAAGCTGTTCGGCGTGTTCCAGCGTCTGCACCGTATGGAAGACTTTGCCGGCACAGGCATTGGCCTGGCTTTGACCAAACGCATCATAACCCGCCATGGCGGCTCAATAAAAGCCGATGGCGCCGTGAACAAAGGTGCCACTTTCACGTTCAGTCTGCCAGAAGGGGGAAAGAAGACCGACCATGCCTGA
- a CDS encoding biliverdin-producing heme oxygenase, producing the protein MSLSERLRSETDAEHRSLEAGLGFNLHAPNMDQALAMLRGFYGVLRDFEPAMLALAPPALQDRAKLPILTQDLRTLGMSDADLAALPAPPKAWRPVTQAQAMGALYVMEGSTLGGKLIIKALRRLPDWPLETPTYFDPYGGETGIRWNTFRQYLDAVPAQDGDAVIDAAKRTFSLLELWMVAEAHA; encoded by the coding sequence TTGTCCCTGTCGGAAAGACTACGCAGCGAGACCGATGCCGAGCATCGGAGCCTCGAGGCCGGGCTTGGCTTCAACCTGCACGCTCCAAACATGGATCAGGCACTTGCCATGCTGCGCGGTTTTTACGGCGTGCTGCGGGATTTCGAACCCGCCATGCTGGCCCTCGCGCCGCCCGCTTTGCAGGATCGCGCCAAACTGCCCATCCTCACGCAGGACCTGCGAACACTCGGCATGAGTGACGCAGACCTCGCCGCCCTGCCCGCCCCCCCCAAGGCCTGGCGCCCAGTGACACAAGCCCAAGCCATGGGTGCACTCTACGTCATGGAAGGCTCGACGCTCGGCGGCAAGCTGATCATCAAGGCCTTGCGCCGCCTGCCCGATTGGCCACTGGAAACGCCGACTTATTTCGACCCCTATGGCGGCGAAACTGGAATCCGCTGGAATACGTTCAGACAATATCTGGACGCCGTGCCCGCGCAGGATGGCGATGCGGTTATCGATGCCGCGAAGCGCACCTTTTCGCTGCTGGAACTTTGGATGGTAGCGGAGGCTCACGCGTGA
- a CDS encoding GFA family protein, giving the protein MKETTGGCLCGQVRFSVKTEPYRVGICHCLDCRKHGGSLFGISAIFAHGAVTIKGTTRDYRGRHFCPECGSSVFSRSGDEMEIHLGALDEIDQLTPSYELWTIRREGWLPEFPLRHSYQRNRSGDGRRAD; this is encoded by the coding sequence ATGAAAGAGACAACGGGTGGATGCCTTTGCGGCCAGGTCCGGTTTTCTGTCAAGACAGAGCCCTATCGCGTGGGAATCTGCCATTGTCTCGACTGCCGCAAGCATGGCGGTTCGCTATTCGGCATTTCGGCAATCTTTGCCCATGGCGCCGTCACGATCAAAGGAACCACCCGGGACTATCGCGGGCGACATTTTTGCCCCGAATGTGGCTCCTCGGTGTTTTCGCGCAGCGGGGACGAGATGGAAATCCATCTCGGTGCGCTGGACGAAATCGATCAGCTCACGCCCAGCTATGAGCTCTGGACCATTCGGCGTGAAGGCTGGCTACCGGAATTCCCGCTGCGGCACAGCTATCAGCGCAATCGCAGCGGCGACGGGCGGCGCGCGGATTGA
- a CDS encoding NAD(P)-binding domain-containing protein — MRIAVFGTGEVGSAVATRLKELSHDVVLGSRHPGQPQDGIAVVSHADAAAHGDWLVNAMHGEDAMESFGKLDLKGKLLVDIGNWRDAIDSPIEETLGESLQRALPGTSVIKAMNFVSAQLMGHPEKLDGKHTSFVAGNDAADREQVTTLLQDFGWQDIVDLGDLTACRAMESLAPMWIRLNAKFGHVWFNFALLRKSG, encoded by the coding sequence ATGAGGATCGCCGTTTTCGGAACCGGAGAAGTTGGCTCCGCAGTCGCCACACGGCTCAAGGAGCTTAGCCACGACGTCGTGCTGGGTTCGCGCCATCCGGGTCAGCCGCAGGACGGCATTGCCGTCGTCAGCCACGCCGACGCAGCCGCACACGGAGACTGGCTGGTCAATGCCATGCATGGCGAAGACGCCATGGAGAGCTTCGGCAAACTCGACCTCAAAGGCAAGCTCCTCGTCGACATCGGCAATTGGCGCGATGCCATCGACAGTCCGATCGAGGAAACGCTGGGCGAAAGCCTGCAACGCGCCCTGCCTGGCACCAGCGTGATCAAGGCGATGAATTTTGTCAGCGCCCAATTGATGGGCCACCCTGAAAAGCTTGACGGCAAGCACACCAGTTTCGTCGCCGGCAATGACGCCGCTGACCGCGAACAAGTCACCACCCTGCTGCAGGATTTCGGCTGGCAGGACATTGTCGACCTGGGAGACCTCACCGCCTGCCGCGCCATGGAATCGCTGGCCCCGATGTGGATCCGCCTCAACGCCAAGTTTGGCCACGTCTGGTTCAACTTCGCCCTGCTGCGCAAGTCCGGCTGA
- a CDS encoding cold-shock protein codes for MASITGTVKFFNTTKGFGFITPESGGKDAFVHISAVERSGLKGLYENDKVTYDLEQGRDGKESAVNLSLVS; via the coding sequence ATGGCTTCCATCACTGGCACCGTTAAATTCTTCAACACCACCAAGGGCTTCGGCTTTATCACCCCGGAAAGCGGCGGCAAGGATGCCTTCGTGCACATTTCCGCTGTCGAGCGTTCGGGCCTCAAGGGCCTCTATGAAAACGACAAGGTCACCTATGACCTGGAGCAGGGCCGTGACGGCAAGGAATCTGCCGTAAACCTCTCGCTGGTGTCGTGA
- a CDS encoding phosphotransferase has translation MGWDALRLWGEDAQRIEKLAGGVANDVWSLRVNGRLAVGRLGKRGDADLQWEAELLVYLAQHGMTVPVPIPTTDGRLFAHGLVVMDYVEGVAPETPEDWRRVAETLRRLHALTRDWPQRPGWRGATDLLIERKGTRIDLDAMPAEGVTRCRKAWARIVGRPTSVTHGDPNPRNIRITADRVGLIDWDEAHVDVSDLDLDLPGNPAGFSEDEFDVVQQASAAWEAAVCWRDDYAEKRLAEVRA, from the coding sequence ATGGGCTGGGATGCCTTGCGGCTTTGGGGCGAGGATGCCCAAAGGATCGAAAAGCTGGCCGGGGGCGTGGCCAATGACGTCTGGAGCCTGCGGGTCAATGGGCGTCTGGCGGTCGGCCGGCTGGGGAAACGCGGTGACGCGGACCTCCAATGGGAGGCAGAACTGCTGGTCTATCTGGCGCAGCATGGCATGACCGTGCCGGTGCCGATCCCCACCACGGATGGCCGGCTGTTTGCCCACGGGCTGGTGGTCATGGACTATGTGGAGGGCGTGGCGCCCGAGACGCCTGAGGATTGGCGGCGGGTGGCGGAGACTCTGCGCCGGCTGCATGCGCTGACCCGGGACTGGCCGCAGCGTCCGGGCTGGCGCGGTGCGACCGATCTCCTGATCGAGCGCAAGGGCACACGGATCGATCTCGATGCCATGCCGGCTGAGGGCGTCACGCGCTGTCGCAAGGCCTGGGCGCGGATCGTCGGGCGCCCGACATCGGTCACGCATGGCGATCCCAATCCGCGCAATATCCGCATCACTGCCGACCGGGTCGGGTTGATCGACTGGGACGAGGCTCATGTCGATGTGTCCGATCTCGATCTCGACCTACCGGGCAATCCGGCCGGGTTTTCGGAAGACGAGTTCGACGTGGTGCAGCAGGCATCGGCCGCCTGGGAAGCGGCGGTGTGCTGGCGGGACGACTACGCGGAAAAGCGTCTGGCGGAGGTGCGAGCCTAG
- a CDS encoding BCCT family transporter, whose protein sequence is MIKPFVINRPVFFGALGIIAIFLAIGILFPSQAEEIFGGLQSGILTNFGWLYLLSVGIVLVAMLLICLSRFGNLRLGPDDSTPDFSFVSWIAMLFAAGMGIGLMFYGVGEPITHYMVPPTAEPRSVEAVREAMSVTFLHWGIHAWAIYAVVGLSLAYFGYRYNLPLTIRSGLYPLLKERINGPIGHVVDIFAIVGTIFGLATSMGVGVNQINSGLNFLFGVPVTPVVQLLIIAGVTTLATISVVSGLDKGVRILSEINLLVAICLMLFVLLVGPTADLFRDFVQNLGLYLDSIVLRTFNIYAYEPTPWIDAWTLFYWAWWISWSPFVGMFIARISRGRTVREFITAVLFIPAGFTFVWMTVFGNTAISIDAGVAGGALGTAIANDLSVGLFEFFTYLPFPAVTSTLAVILVAIFFVTSADSGSLVIDAIAAGGETETTTLQRVFWCAFAGVVAAVLLLSGGVGALQSVTIASALPFVIVILALLWSLLTGMRSDVAQQQAHRSASGPAPAQPAAGVTWQRRLGLMLRAPRQAEVQKFIDSQVQSALKQVADELTSRGRPSTIEQAEDGSVSLRSPAEGVRDFVYGVSLASHPLAVLSPMAAGKPEMRYEARTYFSSGNRGYDVMGMGRDQIIADVLVQFERYLALVKLPEVQLVHGAPEHPSGG, encoded by the coding sequence TTGATCAAGCCATTCGTCATCAACCGCCCGGTGTTCTTCGGAGCGCTGGGTATCATTGCCATTTTCCTCGCAATCGGGATTCTCTTCCCCTCGCAGGCCGAAGAGATTTTTGGCGGGTTGCAATCGGGCATACTCACCAATTTCGGATGGCTCTATCTCCTCTCCGTCGGCATCGTGCTGGTGGCGATGCTGCTGATCTGTCTCAGCCGCTTCGGCAATCTCAGGCTCGGACCGGATGACTCCACACCCGACTTCAGTTTTGTGTCCTGGATCGCCATGCTGTTCGCCGCCGGGATGGGGATTGGCCTGATGTTCTATGGCGTGGGTGAGCCAATCACCCACTACATGGTTCCGCCCACTGCCGAGCCGCGTTCGGTCGAAGCCGTGCGCGAAGCCATGTCTGTCACCTTCCTTCATTGGGGCATTCACGCCTGGGCAATCTATGCCGTGGTTGGCCTTTCGCTGGCCTATTTCGGCTATCGCTACAATCTGCCGCTCACCATCCGCTCAGGGCTCTACCCCTTGCTGAAGGAACGCATCAACGGGCCCATCGGACATGTGGTCGACATCTTCGCGATTGTTGGCACCATATTCGGCCTCGCGACCTCGATGGGCGTGGGCGTCAATCAGATCAATTCGGGGCTCAATTTCCTGTTTGGCGTGCCGGTGACTCCCGTTGTCCAACTGCTGATCATTGCCGGCGTGACCACCCTGGCAACGATTTCCGTGGTCAGCGGCCTCGACAAGGGCGTGCGTATCCTTTCGGAAATCAACTTGCTGGTCGCGATCTGCCTGATGCTGTTCGTGCTGCTGGTTGGACCAACGGCCGATCTGTTCCGCGACTTCGTCCAGAATCTCGGTCTCTATCTGGACAGCATCGTGCTGCGGACCTTCAACATCTACGCTTATGAACCGACGCCCTGGATCGATGCCTGGACCCTGTTCTATTGGGCCTGGTGGATATCCTGGTCGCCGTTCGTTGGCATGTTCATCGCCCGCATTTCCAGGGGCCGCACCGTTCGGGAGTTCATCACCGCCGTATTGTTCATCCCGGCTGGCTTCACCTTCGTTTGGATGACCGTGTTTGGAAACACTGCCATTTCGATCGATGCCGGCGTCGCCGGGGGCGCGCTGGGCACGGCGATCGCAAATGACCTGTCCGTTGGGCTGTTTGAATTCTTCACCTACCTCCCGTTCCCGGCTGTCACCTCGACGCTTGCCGTCATTCTGGTTGCGATCTTCTTCGTCACCTCGGCCGATTCCGGATCCCTTGTGATCGACGCCATTGCGGCGGGTGGGGAAACCGAAACCACGACACTGCAGCGCGTCTTCTGGTGCGCCTTCGCCGGTGTCGTCGCGGCAGTGCTACTGCTCTCGGGCGGTGTGGGGGCGTTGCAATCCGTCACCATTGCCAGCGCACTCCCCTTCGTGATCGTCATTCTCGCTCTTTTGTGGTCACTGCTGACCGGAATGCGGTCCGACGTCGCCCAACAACAAGCACACCGCTCTGCAAGTGGCCCGGCACCGGCACAACCCGCCGCTGGCGTCACCTGGCAACGGCGGCTCGGCCTTATGCTGCGTGCACCGCGTCAGGCTGAAGTGCAGAAGTTCATCGACAGCCAGGTTCAGTCGGCCCTGAAGCAAGTGGCCGACGAATTGACGAGCCGAGGACGACCATCGACCATCGAGCAGGCCGAAGACGGGTCCGTCTCCTTGCGGTCGCCAGCGGAGGGTGTCCGGGACTTCGTCTATGGCGTGTCCCTGGCCAGTCATCCGCTCGCTGTGCTCTCCCCCATGGCGGCAGGCAAGCCGGAGATGAGGTATGAGGCCCGCACGTATTTTTCGAGCGGCAACCGTGGTTATGACGTGATGGGCATGGGACGCGATCAGATCATCGCCGATGTCCTCGTGCAGTTCGAGCGCTATCTGGCTCTCGTGAAACTGCCAGAGGTTCAACTGGTTCATGGCGCACCCGAGCATCCAAGCGGCGGTTGA
- a CDS encoding vitamin B12-dependent ribonucleotide reductase, whose translation MHIERRFTSAGQDRYAGVDFRSATSEIRNPDGSVVFKLENIAIPAAWSQVAADIIAQKYFRKAGVAKALKTVEENAVPSWLWRSVPDEAALAKLPEDERYGSELDSRQVFDRLAGTWTYWGWKGGYFDSEDDALAFRDELAFMLATQRVAPNSPQWFNTGIHWAYGIDGPSQGHFYVDPFTHKLVQSKSSYEHPQPHACFIQSVNDDLVNENGIMDLWVREARLFKYGSGTGTNFSALRGSGEKLSGGGKSSGLMSFLKIGDRAAGAIKSGGTTRRAAKMVVLDIDHPDVEEYINWKVKEEQKVAALVTGSKVVSKHLKAIMKAAVNCEGNADDCFDVAKNPALKREVRAAKKALVPENYIYRVIQFAKQGYTDVDFPVYDTDWDSEAYLTVSGQNSNNSVRVTDDFLRAVEGDGDWNLTARATGKVTKTLKARDLWEQVGYAAWASADPGIQYHTTINEWHTSPEAGPINASNPCSEYMFLDDTACNLASVNLLPYRNQDGSFDTASYEHTIRLWTIVLEISVMMAQFPSRAIAERSFEYRTLGIGYANIGGLLMTSGIPYDSAEGRAIAGAVTAILTGVSYATSAEMAKELGPFKDYKRNSKHMLRVIRNHRNAAHGMADGYESLSINPVPLDHANLKDAALSERAKLAWDNALELGKSHGFRNAQVSVIAPTGTIGLVMDCDTTGIEPDFALVKFKKLAGGGYFKIINRAVPPALRTLGYSESQIAEMEAYAVGHGNLNQAPGVNPSTLRAKGFSDDKIEALNKALLSAFDIKFVFNQWTLGQDFLKTLGVTDEQMNDFTFELLPFLGFGKKDIEAANLHVVGAMTLEGAPHLKAEHLSVFDCATPCGKIGKRYLSVESHILMMAAAQPFISGAISKTINMPNDATVEDAKEAYMLSWRLALKANALYRDGSKLSQPLNSSILAAADDEDDDAVEDLMALNAAARVPVVAEKIIEKIIERVHYREQEKLPTRRKGYTQKAKIGGNTIFLRTGEYEDGRLGEIFIDMNKEGATLRGLLNNFAIAISLGLQYGVPLEEYVEAFTFTKFEPAGMVIGNETIKSATSILDYIFRELAIAYLDRNDLAHVAPDTAPSLGKGVAEDTRSPASSSVPAERFVSRGMTRGRVANKNLMLVPGDQGPANPVQAMQTSTITALRSATALKQDSQVAPVLAEPELAAMPTAPSKDAGLLRAEAQMKGYTGDQCTECHNFTMVRNGTCLKCDTCGTTTGCS comes from the coding sequence ATGCACATCGAACGTCGTTTCACGTCCGCCGGTCAGGATCGCTACGCAGGAGTGGACTTCCGCTCGGCGACCAGCGAGATCCGCAATCCCGATGGCTCGGTCGTGTTCAAACTCGAAAACATCGCCATTCCCGCCGCCTGGAGCCAGGTCGCGGCCGATATCATTGCGCAGAAGTATTTCCGCAAGGCGGGCGTCGCCAAGGCGCTGAAGACCGTCGAAGAGAACGCCGTGCCGTCCTGGCTGTGGCGATCCGTGCCCGACGAGGCCGCGCTGGCAAAACTCCCCGAGGACGAGCGCTATGGCTCCGAGCTCGATTCGCGCCAGGTTTTTGACCGTCTCGCCGGAACCTGGACCTATTGGGGCTGGAAGGGCGGCTATTTCGACTCCGAAGACGACGCTCTCGCCTTCCGCGACGAACTGGCCTTCATGCTCGCCACCCAGCGCGTGGCGCCCAATTCGCCGCAATGGTTCAACACCGGCATTCACTGGGCCTATGGCATCGACGGCCCCAGCCAGGGCCATTTCTACGTCGACCCCTTCACCCACAAGCTGGTGCAATCGAAAAGCTCATACGAGCATCCCCAACCCCATGCCTGCTTCATCCAGTCTGTCAACGACGACCTGGTCAATGAAAACGGCATCATGGACCTCTGGGTCCGCGAAGCGCGCCTGTTCAAATATGGCTCGGGAACCGGCACCAATTTCTCCGCCCTGCGCGGCTCGGGCGAAAAGCTCTCGGGCGGCGGCAAGTCATCGGGCCTGATGAGCTTCCTCAAGATCGGTGATCGCGCCGCTGGCGCCATCAAGTCGGGCGGCACCACGCGCCGCGCCGCCAAGATGGTCGTGCTCGATATCGATCACCCCGATGTGGAAGAATATATCAACTGGAAGGTCAAGGAGGAGCAGAAGGTCGCCGCCCTCGTGACCGGCTCCAAGGTGGTCAGCAAGCATCTCAAGGCGATCATGAAGGCTGCCGTCAATTGCGAAGGCAATGCCGACGACTGCTTCGACGTGGCCAAGAATCCCGCCCTCAAGCGCGAGGTCCGCGCCGCCAAGAAAGCACTGGTGCCGGAGAACTATATCTACCGCGTCATCCAGTTCGCCAAGCAGGGCTACACGGATGTGGATTTTCCGGTCTATGACACCGATTGGGACAGCGAGGCCTATCTCACCGTCTCCGGCCAGAATTCCAACAATTCCGTCCGCGTCACCGATGACTTCCTGCGCGCCGTGGAAGGCGATGGCGACTGGAACCTGACGGCCCGCGCTACCGGCAAGGTGACCAAGACGCTGAAAGCCCGCGATCTCTGGGAACAGGTCGGCTATGCCGCCTGGGCCTCGGCCGATCCCGGCATCCAGTATCACACCACGATCAACGAGTGGCACACTTCGCCCGAAGCCGGCCCGATCAACGCATCGAACCCCTGCTCGGAATATATGTTCCTCGACGACACGGCCTGCAATCTCGCCTCGGTCAACCTGCTGCCCTACCGCAACCAGGACGGCAGCTTCGACACCGCATCTTACGAGCACACCATCCGTCTCTGGACCATCGTCCTCGAAATCTCGGTGATGATGGCGCAATTCCCGTCGCGCGCCATTGCCGAACGGAGCTTCGAATACCGGACCCTGGGCATCGGCTATGCCAATATCGGCGGCCTGCTGATGACCTCCGGCATTCCCTATGACTCCGCCGAAGGCCGCGCCATTGCCGGCGCCGTCACAGCCATCTTGACCGGCGTCAGCTATGCGACCTCGGCTGAAATGGCCAAGGAGCTCGGCCCCTTCAAGGACTACAAGCGCAACAGCAAGCACATGCTGCGCGTCATCCGAAACCATCGCAATGCAGCCCATGGCATGGCCGATGGCTATGAAAGCCTCTCCATCAATCCCGTCCCGCTCGACCACGCCAATCTCAAGGACGCGGCCCTGTCCGAACGCGCCAAGCTCGCCTGGGACAATGCCCTTGAACTCGGCAAGAGCCATGGCTTCCGTAACGCCCAGGTTTCCGTTATCGCGCCCACGGGCACGATTGGCCTGGTCATGGATTGCGACACCACCGGCATCGAGCCCGATTTCGCCCTGGTGAAATTCAAGAAGCTCGCCGGCGGCGGCTATTTCAAGATCATCAATCGCGCCGTGCCCCCGGCCCTGCGCACCCTTGGCTATTCCGAAAGCCAGATCGCCGAGATGGAGGCCTATGCAGTCGGCCACGGCAATCTCAACCAGGCCCCCGGCGTCAATCCATCCACACTCCGCGCCAAGGGTTTTTCGGACGACAAGATCGAGGCGCTCAACAAGGCGCTGCTCTCGGCCTTCGACATCAAATTCGTCTTCAACCAGTGGACGCTCGGCCAGGACTTCCTCAAGACCCTCGGCGTCACCGACGAGCAGATGAACGACTTCACCTTCGAGCTGCTGCCGTTCCTTGGCTTTGGCAAGAAGGACATCGAGGCGGCAAATCTCCATGTCGTCGGCGCCATGACCCTGGAAGGCGCCCCCCATCTCAAGGCCGAACACTTGTCCGTCTTCGATTGCGCCACCCCCTGCGGCAAGATTGGCAAGCGCTACCTCTCGGTCGAAAGCCATATCCTGATGATGGCCGCCGCCCAGCCCTTCATCTCTGGCGCCATTTCCAAGACCATCAACATGCCCAATGACGCCACGGTGGAGGACGCCAAAGAGGCTTACATGCTGTCCTGGCGCCTGGCGCTGAAGGCCAACGCACTCTATCGCGACGGCTCAAAGCTCTCCCAGCCGCTCAACTCCTCAATCCTGGCTGCAGCCGATGACGAAGACGACGACGCCGTCGAAGACCTGATGGCGCTCAATGCCGCCGCCCGCGTGCCGGTCGTGGCCGAAAAGATCATCGAGAAGATCATTGAGCGCGTGCATTACCGCGAGCAGGAAAAGCTGCCGACCCGCCGCAAGGGCTATACGCAAAAGGCCAAGATCGGCGGCAACACCATCTTCCTGCGCACCGGCGAATATGAGGATGGTCGCCTCGGCGAAATCTTCATCGACATGAACAAGGAAGGCGCGACCCTGCGGGGCCTGCTCAACAATTTCGCCATCGCCATCTCGCTGGGCCTGCAATATGGCGTGCCGCTGGAAGAATATGTGGAGGCCTTCACCTTCACCAAATTTGAGCCGGCCGGCATGGTCATTGGCAACGAGACCATCAAGAGCGCGACCTCGATCCTCGACTATATCTTCCGCGAACTGGCCATCGCCTATCTCGACCGCAATGACCTGGCCCATGTCGCGCCCGACACTGCCCCTTCGCTCGGCAAGGGCGTGGCCGAAGACACCCGCAGCCCTGCGAGTTCCTCGGTGCCCGCCGAGCGCTTTGTCTCCCGCGGCATGACCCGCGGCCGCGTCGCCAACAAGAACCTGATGCTGGTCCCCGGCGACCAAGGCCCGGCCAACCCGGTCCAGGCCATGCAGACGTCGACCATCACGGCGTTACGCTCGGCAACCGCACTGAAACAGGACAGCCAGGTAGCGCCGGTCTTGGCCGAACCCGAGCTGGCCGCGATGCCAACTGCGCCGTCAAAGGATGCCGGCCTGCTGCGGGCGGAAGCACAGATGAAGGGCTACACAGGCGACCAGTGCACGGAGTGCCACAACTTTACGATGGTGCGGAATGGCACGTGCTTGAAATGCGATACGTGTGGGACGACGACGGGGTGCAGTTGA